In one window of Anaerolineales bacterium DNA:
- a CDS encoding DUF3307 domain-containing protein, with amino-acid sequence MIHPIYKLIIPLVSAHLAGDFLFRSDDDVKNNSQPQGLLKHALIAGLLSWVLLGTIQAWSVGLLIFTLHSIIDYITSKRSSDGLRTFLFDQLAHVFVIVVLAYVIDSRDLLPFPNYWYGLFGKAYYAGNLLFSGAVLNVSVGGIVVGFKVKPFLDQLNKLAKDGDKQNLKEAQNIASRGFEEGGRTIGYLERALIYVLVLVNQPAGIGFLIAAKSVFRFGEINVSSNRMEAEYILIGTLYSFLYGIVVSYLTTYLLSNIGFVG; translated from the coding sequence ATGATCCATCCAATATACAAACTCATCATTCCTCTGGTCAGTGCACATCTTGCAGGTGATTTCTTATTTCGATCTGATGACGATGTTAAGAATAATTCTCAACCGCAAGGCTTACTCAAACACGCCTTGATCGCAGGCCTTCTTTCTTGGGTATTGTTGGGCACGATCCAGGCATGGAGTGTTGGATTACTCATTTTTACACTGCATTCCATCATCGACTACATAACGTCGAAACGATCGAGCGATGGCTTGCGGACTTTTTTATTCGATCAATTGGCACACGTATTCGTAATCGTGGTACTCGCATATGTCATTGATTCACGAGACCTACTGCCCTTCCCGAATTATTGGTATGGTCTCTTCGGTAAAGCATATTACGCTGGGAACCTGCTGTTTTCCGGTGCGGTTTTGAATGTAAGCGTCGGGGGAATTGTTGTTGGCTTCAAAGTCAAACCCTTTCTCGATCAGCTCAATAAATTGGCTAAAGACGGAGACAAGCAAAATCTCAAAGAAGCGCAAAATATTGCATCAAGAGGTTTTGAAGAGGGCGGCAGGACGATCGGATACCTTGAACGCGCACTAATTTACGTTCTAGTGCTTGTAAACCAACCCGCCGGAATCGGCTTTCTGATCGCAGCGAAGTCGGTCTTTCGATTCGGAGAAATCAATGTAAGTTCGAACCGGATGGAAGCTGAATATATATTAATCGGAACTCTATACAGTTTCCTTTACGGCATTGTCGTATCCTACCTAACAACTTACCTGCTGTCGAATATCGGTTTCGTCGGGTAA
- a CDS encoding LacI family DNA-binding transcriptional regulator: MRKRVTARDVADRAGVSRTTVSFVLNNVPGMRISEETRQRVLEAARDIDYHPNISARRLVTGRSYIIAYVERQSPKEAFADAFFPEALHGVHDAVYAAGYEVLFAPTEIDSGARRCSRLLRGGHVDGIILSGPRADDEELRDLLQTNAPIVLQGHMPGVPVASVDVDNVRAASMAVQHLIDLGFDDICMIVHAPLAFTAASARFQGYQQTLEENGLAYIEDRIQIADFTPVSGEEAMERLVETRPNTKAIFISSDTVAIGAIRAARRNGLRVPEDIAVIGFDDIPMAVYNEPPLTTIRLPAYGIGWGAANLLMRIISGDEVRQKNVLLETDLVVRSSC; this comes from the coding sequence ATGCGAAAACGCGTGACTGCACGAGACGTAGCAGACCGTGCAGGGGTCTCCAGGACGACCGTCTCCTTCGTTCTCAACAATGTGCCGGGAATGCGCATTAGCGAGGAAACCCGCCAGCGCGTACTCGAAGCGGCGCGTGACATCGACTATCACCCCAACATTTCGGCCCGCAGACTTGTTACAGGCCGCAGCTACATCATCGCTTACGTCGAACGCCAAAGTCCAAAAGAAGCCTTTGCCGATGCATTCTTTCCCGAGGCGCTGCACGGGGTGCACGATGCAGTCTACGCTGCGGGATACGAAGTGCTGTTTGCACCTACCGAAATCGACTCAGGCGCCCGACGCTGCAGTCGATTGCTACGCGGCGGACACGTAGACGGGATCATCCTCTCCGGCCCCCGCGCAGATGACGAAGAGTTACGCGATCTTTTACAAACCAACGCACCCATCGTCCTCCAGGGACATATGCCCGGTGTGCCGGTCGCATCGGTGGACGTCGACAACGTGCGCGCCGCCAGCATGGCCGTGCAGCACCTCATCGATCTCGGTTTCGACGACATCTGCATGATCGTGCATGCTCCCTTGGCTTTCACCGCTGCCTCAGCCCGTTTCCAGGGCTACCAACAAACGCTGGAAGAAAATGGACTTGCCTACATCGAGGACCGGATACAAATCGCAGACTTCACGCCCGTCTCGGGTGAAGAAGCGATGGAACGACTTGTAGAAACCCGACCGAACACGAAAGCCATCTTCATCAGCAGCGATACCGTTGCCATCGGCGCCATTCGGGCCGCAAGACGCAACGGCCTCCGCGTCCCGGAGGACATCGCCGTGATTGGCTTCGACGACATCCCGATGGCGGTGTACAACGAACCGCCTCTTACCACGATCAGGCTGCCGGCTTACGGCATCGGCTGGGGCGCTGCGAATCTCCTGATGCGTATCATCTCTGGTGACGAAGTGCGCCAGAAGAACGTACTTCTGGAGACAGACCTGGTCGTACGCAGCTCTTGCTGA
- a CDS encoding glycosyltransferase, whose translation MLQKVELSEKRLADYEPIVGEEVIADLLELAQNLRGARVLHVNATAFGGGVAEILQTLIPLMRDVGLDAEWQVIEGSDEFFEVSKASHNGLQGMDISFTQEMKEIWSRQNRYNAGHLEGDYDFIVVHDPQPAGLLHFNENASSKHWIWRCHIDTSQSNPDFWDFFVHFIADYEALIFTMRQYVGPGLEDAHLAIIRPTIDPRSPKNAPIPLADVKRVVGGFGVDSGRPLITQVSRFDPWKDPLGVIDAYRLVKRDVPEVQLALVGSMADDDPEGWFYLDRTLRHAGEDDDIYVLHNFNGVGAFEVGCFQYASDVVIQKSTREGFGLVVAEALWKAKPVVGGNVGGIPLQVIDGETGYLVDGVQACADKTLRLLQHPDEAKRMGEAGREHVRRNFLITRHLKDYLQLFRDLQSV comes from the coding sequence ATGTTGCAGAAAGTTGAGTTATCCGAAAAACGTTTGGCCGATTACGAACCCATCGTCGGAGAGGAAGTGATCGCAGATCTACTCGAGCTCGCCCAGAATCTGCGCGGCGCACGCGTGCTGCACGTCAACGCCACGGCATTCGGTGGGGGCGTTGCGGAGATCCTGCAGACACTGATTCCCCTGATGCGCGACGTGGGACTGGACGCCGAATGGCAGGTCATCGAAGGCAGCGACGAATTCTTCGAGGTGAGTAAAGCCAGTCACAATGGGCTCCAGGGTATGGATATTTCTTTCACGCAGGAGATGAAGGAGATCTGGAGCCGGCAAAATCGCTACAACGCCGGGCATCTGGAAGGCGATTACGATTTCATCGTGGTGCACGATCCCCAGCCGGCCGGTCTGCTTCACTTCAACGAAAACGCCAGCAGCAAACACTGGATCTGGCGCTGCCATATCGACACCTCCCAGTCCAATCCGGACTTCTGGGACTTCTTCGTGCATTTCATCGCCGATTACGAGGCCCTCATCTTCACCATGCGCCAATACGTCGGCCCGGGTTTGGAAGATGCCCACCTGGCGATCATCCGCCCGACGATCGACCCGCGTTCGCCGAAGAATGCGCCCATTCCGCTGGCGGATGTAAAGCGCGTCGTCGGCGGTTTCGGCGTAGATTCAGGCCGGCCGCTCATCACCCAGGTCAGCCGCTTCGATCCCTGGAAGGATCCCCTGGGCGTGATCGACGCTTACCGCCTCGTGAAGCGGGACGTTCCCGAAGTGCAGCTTGCATTGGTAGGCTCCATGGCCGACGACGATCCCGAAGGCTGGTTTTACCTGGATCGTACGCTGCGTCACGCGGGGGAGGACGACGACATTTACGTGCTGCACAATTTCAACGGGGTCGGCGCTTTCGAGGTGGGCTGTTTTCAATACGCCTCCGACGTGGTGATCCAGAAATCGACACGTGAGGGATTCGGTCTGGTGGTTGCGGAGGCGCTGTGGAAAGCGAAGCCTGTGGTGGGCGGCAACGTGGGCGGTATCCCGCTGCAGGTGATCGACGGCGAAACCGGCTATCTCGTGGACGGTGTTCAGGCCTGCGCTGATAAGACTCTGCGCCTGCTGCAGCACCCCGACGAAGCGAAACGCATGGGCGAGGCGGGAAGGGAACACGTGCGCCGCAACTTCCTCATCACACGACACCTCAAGGATTACCTGCAGCTTTTCCGGGACCTGCAATCGGTTTAG
- a CDS encoding right-handed parallel beta-helix repeat-containing protein, which produces MRQKQLGMKRYLLPIMAVLMAVLACGPLDTAREIVAGLFRVYYVAPDGDDANDCRSWEAACLTLSGAARHVDGGDIIRLAAGTISVPDVTIDSIIAIEGMGEAESILELTDTGTVALNADVTFLDLTITTSGPTTGALPCIHVAEGASATITQVTLRDCGLGIRVAPDAEAALQNVTITGSTAEALINDGSVTVDQSRLVENKDRAITNRGTMIVENTTIDRNILNPLHLAGDLPDTTITNVGHLELINSTISRSTDRGITNAGELILRNSTVSSNRGDVAISSQDGELRLLYVTVANNAGTGINLAGGLAEIENTISTGNGYNCYWNPTSTPTLLGINLSEDCRFFTAGELLLQPLADNGGPTETHALQPGSAAIDAATLDCPPSDQRGVERPFGEACDAGAFEFDPTVIAEPIALRAPATPITATPTTELPLAKAVKDGLCWTGPGAAYPVVSAVSAGIELSLRGVDAQGDWLIVDSPRFPGVNCWLERDSVDLPPETELSVLPVFSVPPRPTATSKPEKAVGCLVQDPNDPKQVICVPRACTPNDVPGGSCNP; this is translated from the coding sequence ATGAGACAGAAACAGTTGGGAATGAAACGCTACTTGCTGCCCATAATGGCCGTGTTGATGGCGGTGCTGGCCTGCGGACCGCTCGACACCGCGCGCGAGATCGTCGCCGGACTCTTTCGTGTTTATTACGTCGCGCCCGACGGTGACGACGCCAATGACTGCCGCTCCTGGGAGGCCGCCTGCCTGACGCTCAGTGGTGCGGCCAGGCACGTCGATGGCGGCGATATCATTCGCCTCGCCGCCGGAACGATCAGCGTGCCGGACGTGACGATCGACAGCATCATAGCAATCGAGGGCATGGGCGAAGCAGAGAGCATACTTGAACTGACAGATACGGGAACCGTCGCCCTCAACGCCGATGTCACTTTCCTCGATCTCACCATCACGACTTCCGGACCCACGACGGGTGCTTTACCCTGCATCCATGTTGCCGAGGGCGCTTCCGCCACCATCACCCAGGTCACTCTGCGGGACTGCGGCCTGGGCATTCGTGTCGCACCCGACGCCGAAGCGGCTCTGCAGAACGTGACCATAACCGGTTCGACCGCGGAGGCGCTCATTAACGACGGCAGTGTGACCGTCGATCAAAGCCGTTTGGTCGAAAACAAGGATCGTGCGATTACGAACCGCGGAACGATGATCGTCGAAAACACGACCATCGATCGCAACATCCTCAACCCCTTGCATCTCGCCGGCGATCTGCCCGATACAACCATCACCAACGTTGGACATCTGGAACTGATCAACAGCACGATAAGCCGCAGTACGGACCGCGGCATCACCAACGCCGGAGAACTGATTTTGCGCAACTCGACGGTCAGCTCGAATCGCGGGGACGTGGCAATCAGCAGCCAGGACGGCGAATTGAGGCTGCTGTACGTCACCGTGGCGAACAATGCCGGAACCGGCATCAACCTCGCTGGAGGCCTGGCCGAAATCGAGAACACGATCTCTACCGGAAACGGTTACAACTGTTACTGGAATCCCACGTCGACTCCGACTCTGCTGGGCATCAATCTGTCTGAAGATTGCCGATTCTTTACCGCAGGGGAATTGCTGCTGCAGCCGCTGGCGGACAACGGCGGACCGACCGAAACGCACGCCTTGCAGCCCGGCAGCGCCGCCATTGACGCTGCCACACTGGACTGCCCGCCAAGCGATCAGCGCGGCGTCGAGCGCCCCTTCGGTGAAGCCTGCGATGCGGGCGCTTTCGAGTTCGATCCCACCGTGATCGCCGAACCCATCGCCCTCCGGGCGCCCGCCACTCCCATCACCGCCACACCAACAACGGAACTGCCTCTCGCCAAGGCCGTGAAAGATGGTTTGTGCTGGACGGGACCCGGCGCTGCATATCCGGTCGTCAGTGCCGTAAGTGCCGGAATCGAACTCAGCTTGCGCGGTGTTGATGCGCAAGGCGATTGGCTCATCGTTGATTCACCTCGTTTCCCCGGTGTAAACTGCTGGCTGGAACGCGACTCGGTGGACCTGCCGCCCGAGACGGAGTTGTCGGTATTGCCCGTGTTCTCTGTCCCGCCGCGGCCCACGGCGACGTCGAAGCCCGAGAAGGCAGTCGGCTGCCTGGTGCAGGATCCCAACGATCCCAAGCAGGTGATCTGCGTGCCGCGCGCCTGCACGCCAAACGACGTACCCGGCGGAAGCTGCAATCCGTAG
- a CDS encoding chloramphenicol acetyltransferase yields the protein MRVINMDSWSRRKHFDFYNSFEQPHFGMCANVDLTEFHRSVKRAGHSINIAIIYLIACAANGIAEFRCRIRGEQVVEHEIVHPSPTILTDDDLFSFCTIKYSEDYAGFAARAAERIAAVKAQPTLEDEPGQDDLLFMTAIPWVSFTSFKHPMPLQPTDSVPRFAWGKFFEEGEKLKMPLAVQAHHALMDGLHVGRYYTAVQELLDRPEFV from the coding sequence ATGCGAGTTATCAACATGGATTCATGGTCGCGCCGCAAGCATTTCGATTTCTACAATAGTTTCGAGCAGCCGCACTTCGGCATGTGCGCCAATGTAGACCTGACCGAATTCCACCGGTCGGTCAAGCGGGCCGGGCATTCGATCAACATAGCCATCATCTACTTGATCGCATGTGCGGCGAACGGCATCGCCGAGTTCCGCTGCCGCATCCGTGGGGAGCAGGTCGTCGAGCACGAGATCGTCCATCCATCGCCGACGATCTTGACGGATGATGATCTCTTCAGCTTCTGCACCATCAAGTACAGCGAGGACTACGCAGGATTTGCGGCCCGAGCGGCGGAAAGGATCGCTGCCGTAAAAGCGCAGCCAACCCTGGAAGACGAGCCCGGCCAGGACGACCTGCTCTTCATGACCGCCATCCCCTGGGTCTCTTTCACCAGTTTCAAGCACCCCATGCCCCTGCAGCCGACCGATTCGGTGCCGCGTTTCGCCTGGGGTAAATTCTTCGAAGAGGGGGAGAAACTAAAAATGCCGCTGGCCGTGCAGGCACACCACGCTCTGATGGACGGCCTGCACGTCGGCAGGTATTACACCGCGGTGCAGGAACTGCTGGACCGTCCCGAATTCGTCTAG